The following coding sequences lie in one Rutidosis leptorrhynchoides isolate AG116_Rl617_1_P2 chromosome 4, CSIRO_AGI_Rlap_v1, whole genome shotgun sequence genomic window:
- the LOC139843083 gene encoding uncharacterized protein codes for MSLVTPQIRASADSCYGDAICHEQIKLKLIEMGLPNGLFAVKDIEECGFVKDTGFVWIKLKKPSKHNHKIIGKISSYATEVTGYMEKFKIKKVTGVKSKELLVSKVNEASIDDPSSGKITFKALSGLHRSFPVSAFVVKDAQVKEV; via the coding sequence ATGTCACTTGTGACACCTCAAATTAGGGCAAGTGCTGATAGTTGCTATGGGGATGCAATTTGTCATGAACAAATAAAGTTGAAGCTCATAGAAATGGGATTACCAAATGGTTTATTTGCGGTAAAAGACATTGAGGAATGTGGTTTTGTGAAAGACACTGGCTTCGTGTGGATTAAACTAAAGAAACCGAGCAAACACAATCATAAAATTATCGGCAAGAttagttcttatgcaacggaagtaACAGGGTATATGGAGAAGTTCAAGATCAAGAAAGTAACGGGTGTCAAAAGTAAGGAGCTCTTGGTGTCAAAAGTAAATGAGGCTAGTATTGATGATCCATCAAGCGGTAAGATCACTTTTAAGGCCCTGTCTGGCCTTCACAGATCTTTTCCGGTGTCCGCATTTGTGGTTAAGGATGCACAAGTTAAAGAGGTTTGA